The nucleotide sequence CAGAAGAGCTCAGGCCTCTGCCTGCGACCTAGCGGCCTCGGCGGGGCAGGCCTCGATGCGTGCGGGAACGTGCTTGTGCCAAGGAGTTCCGACGAAGGGATCCCGATGGTCGGCACTGGTCAGCTCATTGGTCGGCACGCCGGCCATTCCGCCGGGCTCGAAGGCGAGGCCGAAACCGTTGGGCAACGAGACGTGACCGGCCCGCATCGTGTCAGTCACGTCGACGTCCACGATCACCGACCCGCGTCGGGTCGACAATCGCACGCGATCTCCGGTCTCGACTCCGTGGGACGACGCGTCGGCAGGGGAAATGCGCAACTCGGCTCCTCGCGGCCGTACCGTCGGATCGCGGAGAATAGTGTTGGTCGTCGAGGACCTCCGCTCGCCGGCGGACAGCACCAAGGGATAGTCCGGGTCGGGGGCGGGCGCCCCGTCGGCCAGCGCGGTGACGGAGTCGAAGAGCTCCGGCAGGGCCAATTGGAAGCGTCCTCCGGGAGTCCGGACTCGGTCCCAGGTCTCGTCGTACTCGGACTCGGAGAAGACGATGCCTCTCCCGGACAGAACGTCGTCGAAGAGTCGCTCGGCAGCCCGCAGCGCGAATCCCGTGTAGCCAGCCCGGGCCGCACTGGAACGTTCCGCGCGCAGGTAGGCGTGGCACACCGGCCATAATGCGGCCGCCTCGCGGGTGCCGGCGGGAAGACAGGGTCCGAGAGCGCGGTAGAGGAGAACCGGGAGGAAGCCAAACCAGTCCGGCCGCTTTCGCAGGAGCAGGGCCAGCGCAGCGGCGAGAGCCGGACGGCCGAGCCTCGCCGCGATTCTCAGGGGTCGAAGGTGGCGATCGGTGATGCCTGCCAGTCTCTCGACCAGGCGGCTGTGGATCTCGGCTTCCGGAAGGGTTCCCGGCGCGGGGTCGAATAGGGCGCGGCGCAGGTGGAAGGTGTTGCGGGGAAACTCGATGTTGAAGAAGGTGCACTCCGCTTTCTCGAACTGGCTGGCCGCCGGCAGAACGTAGTCCGCGCAGCGTGCGGTCTCGGTCATCGCGACGTCGAGGACCACGGAAAACTCCAGGGCGGCCATCGCCTCCCGCATCCGCGGACTGTCCGCGATGGAATGCACCGGATTCCCGCTCTGGATGATCATGGCGCGGAAACGCTCGGGGTGGTCCGCGAGGATTTCCTCGGCCATGACGTTACAAGGGATCAGGCCGATCACGATCTTCGACCCGGTGACAGGACTGACGCGCTGGCGTCGACGGCGCTCCGCGGACTTACCGGCCACGTTCCCCTTGCTGGCCGCGGAGAGTGAGAGGAAGGGAACGAACGCGTTGTTTGACCCTTGCTTTCCGAAGTGTCCGGTGAGCATCCACACCAGCCGGTGGAGGTAGCTCGCGAGGGTGGAATGCTGGTTCATCTGCAACCCGAGGTCTTCGAAGGTGGCGACGCTTTGGGCGGCCGCGATGCGCCGCGCCGTCCGTCGCAGGAGCTCTTCGGGGACGTTGCAGATCGCGGCGTAGGCGGGGACGTCGATGTCCGCAAAGAGGGGAGCGACGCGATCGAAGCCGTCGGCGTGCGCCGCGACCCAGTCGTGCGCGACCAGATCCTCCTGAACCAGGATGGCTACGAGCGCTGCCAGACACCAGGCATCGGTGCCGGGCTCGAGTTGGAGATGGATATCTGCGCGGGCCGCCGTCTCCGAGCGCCTCGGATCGACGACGATCAGAGTGCGGTTCGGATCCTTCTTGAACGCGTTGATCACCGCACGAGCGCGAGCGAATCCGTGCGAGTGCCAAGGGTTCTTGCCGAGGAAGAGCCCCACTTCGGCGTGCTCGAAGTCACCGTGCACACCGGCCCCGAGCATCTTGCCGTTCACCCAGAACTCACCGGACTTCTCCTGAGCGAGGGCGTTGGAGCGATAACGGACGCCGAGCGCCTTGAGGGTAGACTCGCAGTAGGTACCTCCCAAGTGGTTCCCCTGGCCGCCGCCGCCGTAGAAGAGGATCTTCTCACCGCCGTGCCGTTCCCGGATGCTCGCCAGACGGTCGGCGACCTCGCGGATCGCCGTATCCCAGCTGACCGGCTCGAAGGACCCGTCCGGCCGGCGCCGGAGTGGGGTGGTGATCCGATCCGCGGCCGACTGGTAGGCAGTGATCCGCCGCGCCTTTTCGCACACATATCCCTGGGAACCCGGGTGATCAGGGTCTCCACGCACCTCGGTGATCGCTCGGCCCTCCGTCCGAACCTCGAGTCCGCAGTTGAGGGAGCAGAAGATGCAGGCGGTCTTTTGCCAGCCCTGGGCATTGGCCGCGGAAGTCGGTTCTGTGCTCATGGGCTCTCCAGTGGGGCGGTCTCTTTTCCGACCGCGATCAGGTTCTCGAGGAATCGGGCCACGGTGGCGAGTTCATCGTCGGTAAAGCCGCTCGCGATGCGGGCGTTGGCGTGATCGAGCAGACGCCGGCCGCGCTCGGCCTTCGCGACGCCGGCGTCCGTCAGCTCGAGCGGTGCCTTGCGACGGTCGTTCGGGTCGACAACCCGCCGGGCGACGCCTTTGCGGACGAGTTGTTTGGCGAGTCGGCTGACCACCGCGTGGTCGACGTGGAGCGCGTCCGCGAGGGCCTGGATGCCGAGTCCCGGTCGGGAGGAAAGCGCCCACAGAGCGGTGAGCTCGAGGGTCGTCAGGCTGACGGCGGCACGGGTCTCGCGCTCCATGCGGCTTCTCAGGGCGTGATGAGCGCGATGAATCAGTAGGAAGAAGCGGGGTCGGGACATTTACGTGATATATCACGAAAATGTCCCTCCTGGAAGGCGCACAGGCAAGTTTTGGACCGTGTTCCCGGCCGCTGACCGTGGTCCTGTGACGCCTCAGCCAGCCGCCCAGGCGGAGCCTCAGGGTATTCGTCTGACATGGCCGTTCTCCGGTAGCCACCCGCTGCCCGCGAGTCCCTGTTCGACGACCAGCGCGACACCCTGCAATTTCAAGACGCCAACACCTCCGGCCGGCGGGCGCGGCATCCCGGGATCGAACGCTGAAAGGGCGAGCGACTCAGGTCACTTGGCGGCGCCGCCGAACGGCCCGATAAAGGGGCCAACCGACGACCGCCAGCAGCCCTCCCGCTGCAATCAGGATGACCTGCTCATTGGGCGCCGGTAGCGCCGTCGCGGAGGTCACCGCGCGCAGCAGCAGGCTGACCCCGAGCACGCAGGCCACCGCCACCACCAGGGCGAGGACGAGATTGCTGACGGGACCGTTGAGGCCTCGCTCGCCCATCAGGCGACGATCGTTGACGGCGAGGAGCAGGAAGATCGCCACCAGCGGCAGGAGAACCCCGTTGAGGGCCTGGGCGACGAGGATGACCGGCACCGGCCGAATGCCCGACAGACCGAAGAGCAGCCCGACCGCCAGCACCCCACCCCAGACGGCGCGAAAGCGCCCACCGCGCTCCTGCCAGCCCTCACCACCGAAGGCACCGCGGGCGGTGATCGCCGCCGCCAGCGGTGCGGTGACGGCGGATGACAGACCGGCAGCGAAGAGCCCCCAGGCGAAGAGCGATCGGGCGCCGCGACCGAGGCGGTCTTGGAGGACGTCGGCCACGGCGGCGAAAGACAGGTGCCCCTCGACGGCGGCGCCGGCCACCAACACCGCCATCGAGATCAGGCCTCCCAGACCCACTGCCACGGCGAGGCCGAAGCGCAGCTCGCCGAGGGATTGACCGCGCGCCAGACCGGAACCGAGAAAGAGGTTGTAGGGCACCACGGTGGTGCCGATGAGGCCGAGCACCAGCAGCCCCGATCCAGCCGGCAGGCGGGGCAGCAGCGCCCCCCGCGCCAGCTCGCCGAGGGGCGGCTCGAGACGGATCGCCGCCACCAGGAAGGCGACTCCCATCACCGCCACCAGCAGACTGAGACTGCGCGCCGTCGCCCGCGGCGAGCCGGCGAGCAGCAGCAGCGCCGCCACCGCGCCGGTCGCCAAGGTCCACAGCTCACGCGAGCCCGGCAGGGCGAGAATCACGCCGGAGACTCCGCCCAGGATGTTGCCGGCCTCGTAGGCGGCACAGCCGATCACCACCCCGCCGATCATCAGCAGAACCATCCAGCGACCGCCAGCCCAGTCGCGCAGCGCCGAGGCCAGGTCGCGACCGGAGACCACCGTCAGGCGAGCGCTCGCCTCCTGCAGCACGAAAGTGGTGACGGTCGAGAACAGCAGCGCCCAGAGCAGTGCGTATCGATGGCCGGCACCGGCCGCCGCGGCGGTCGCCACGGTACCCGGACCGATGAAGGCGGCAGCGATGGCAGACCACAGCAGCACCGACAGCAAACGCTTCACGAGGGCTCCCCCCAACCGCCGCCACCCGGCGTTTCGAGAATCAGCCGATCCCCCGGTTGCAGGCGGCGCCCGTCGACGGAGGCCAGCTCTTCCACCTCGCCATCGCGCCGCACCACCCGCTGGCGGCCGCGCGCGCCGGCCTCGCCACCGGCGACGCCGAAGGGCGCCTCGACGCGGTGCTGGGTCAATACCGAGAGCTCGACCGACTCCAAGAAAGTCATCTCCCGCACGATGCCGTCTCCTCCCGCAAAGCGACCCGCGCCGCCCGAACCGCGGCGCACCTCGAAGCGTTCGAGACGCACCGGATAGCGATGCTCGAGGATCTCCGGGTCGGTGATCCGAGTGTTGGTCATGTGGCTGTGAACGGCGTCCGCGCCAGCGAAGCCGGGCCCGGCACCGACCCCACCACCCACCGTTTCGTAGTAGCCGAAGCTGTCGTTGCCGAACAGCACGTTGTTCATCGTGCCCTGACTGCAGGCGGCCAATCCGAAGGCTTCGAGGAGCGTATCGACCACCCGCTGGCTGGTCTCGACGTTGCCGCCCACCACCGCCGGATCGCGCGCCGGATCCTCCCCGAAGGGCGGATCGAGCAGGCCCGGCGGGACTCGCAGGTCGACCGCCGCCATCAGCCCCTCGTTGAGCGGCACGGGCTCGTCCACCAGCAGCCGCAGCACATAGAGCAGAGCGCTCCGCACGACCCCGGGAGGAGCGTTGAGATTGCCCGGATGAACCCGTGCGGTGCCGGCGAAGTCAACCTCCAGCCGATCGCCCCGCTGGGCCACGGCGACGGCGATCGGGCTGCCGTCGTCGAGACGCTGCAGGCCGCGGGACGGGTGGCGCGGCCGCGCTCGAAGCACCGAGCGCAGCAACCCGGAAGCTCTTTGCGCCAAGGCGGTCATGTTGCGTCGCACCGCCTCGGCACCGTGCTGATCGAGCAAGGCGAGCAGCGCTTCGACACCGCGCTGGTTGGCGGCCAGGGCGGCATCGAGGTCGGCGACGTTCTCTTCCGGCGAGCGCGACGGGAACGGCGCCTCGAGCAGTCGGCGACGCAACTCGTCCCAGCGCGGCTCTCCCTCGGCGACCAGCCGAAAGGGAGGCAGCACGACACCCTCCTCGATCAAAACGCGAGCATCCGGCGGCATCGAGCCGGGCCGCTTGCCGCCGATCTCGGCATGGTGCGCCCGATTGGCGACGTAGGCGATCGCCTGGCCTTCGAAGAACACCGGGCTCACCACCGTCACGTCCGGCAGGTGCGAGCCGCCCCAGCCCGGGTGGTTGGTGACCACCGCATCGCCGGGCCGAAAGGTCACCGCCTGGCGCAGGCGGCGCACGCACAGTCCGAGAGCCCCGAGATGGACCGGTATGTGCGGCGCGTTGACTACCAATCGGCCGTCGCCGTCGAGCACGGCGCAGGAGAAGTCGAGGCGCTCGCGCACGTTGGTGGAGACGGCGGTGCGCTGCAGCATCTCCCCCATCTCGGCCGCCACGGCGGCGAAGCGATGGGTGAACAGCTCGAGCTCGATGGGGTGGCTCGTCATCCTTCCTCCCGACTCAAGATCAGGGCGCCGCTGGCGTCGGCGCGACAGCTCCAGCCGACCGCGACCACCGTGGTGCTGTGCTCCTCGACCACCAGCGCCGGCCCGGAAATAACGTGCTCGCCGGCGAGGGCCCGGCGTTCCCACACCGGCGATTCCAGCCAGCGCCCGGCACCGGCCTCGCCAAAAAGGGCCGACCGCCGGCCCACCGGGTTGCCGTCGGCGATCGCCACCTGGCGCTGCCCAGGGCCGCGACCCGTCGCCGGAGGCTGGCTGGCGATCACCCGCAATTCGACGACCTCGAGAGGTCGATTCTCGGGATGGTAGCCGTAGCGACCGCGGTAGGCCGCCAGGAATGCGTTGGCGAGGAGCTCACCGGTGCCCGCGAAGGGCACGGCGAGGGTCGACTCCTGGCCGGCGAAGCGCAGGGTCGCGACCCGCTGGCGGATCTCGACATCACCAGCCTCGAGGGCTCCCTCGGCGGCCGCGGAGCTGGCGGCCACCACCGCCTGCCGGGCCTCGGCGGTGAGCTCGTCGAAGAAGGCCGGCAGGTTCGCTCCGCATTCGTCCAGCCTGGCGAGGAGCTGGCGGGAAGCAAACCGTTCGATGCGCGCCGCCTCCAGCCCGAGAGCGCTCAGCAACCCGGCATCGCGCGGCATCACCACCCGCGATATG is from Acidobacteriota bacterium and encodes:
- a CDS encoding molybdopterin-dependent oxidoreductase encodes the protein MSTEPTSAANAQGWQKTACIFCSLNCGLEVRTEGRAITEVRGDPDHPGSQGYVCEKARRITAYQSAADRITTPLRRRPDGSFEPVSWDTAIREVADRLASIRERHGGEKILFYGGGGQGNHLGGTYCESTLKALGVRYRSNALAQEKSGEFWVNGKMLGAGVHGDFEHAEVGLFLGKNPWHSHGFARARAVINAFKKDPNRTLIVVDPRRSETAARADIHLQLEPGTDAWCLAALVAILVQEDLVAHDWVAAHADGFDRVAPLFADIDVPAYAAICNVPEELLRRTARRIAAAQSVATFEDLGLQMNQHSTLASYLHRLVWMLTGHFGKQGSNNAFVPFLSLSAASKGNVAGKSAERRRRQRVSPVTGSKIVIGLIPCNVMAEEILADHPERFRAMIIQSGNPVHSIADSPRMREAMAALEFSVVLDVAMTETARCADYVLPAASQFEKAECTFFNIEFPRNTFHLRRALFDPAPGTLPEAEIHSRLVERLAGITDRHLRPLRIAARLGRPALAAALALLLRKRPDWFGFLPVLLYRALGPCLPAGTREAAALWPVCHAYLRAERSSAARAGYTGFALRAAERLFDDVLSGRGIVFSESEYDETWDRVRTPGGRFQLALPELFDSVTALADGAPAPDPDYPLVLSAGERRSSTTNTILRDPTVRPRGAELRISPADASSHGVETGDRVRLSTRRGSVIVDVDVTDTMRAGHVSLPNGFGLAFEPGGMAGVPTNELTSADHRDPFVGTPWHKHVPARIEACPAEAARSQAEA
- a CDS encoding MarR family transcriptional regulator — protein: MSRPRFFLLIHRAHHALRSRMERETRAAVSLTTLELTALWALSSRPGLGIQALADALHVDHAVVSRLAKQLVRKGVARRVVDPNDRRKAPLELTDAGVAKAERGRRLLDHANARIASGFTDDELATVARFLENLIAVGKETAPLESP
- a CDS encoding Nramp family divalent metal transporter; this encodes MKRLLSVLLWSAIAAAFIGPGTVATAAAAGAGHRYALLWALLFSTVTTFVLQEASARLTVVSGRDLASALRDWAGGRWMVLLMIGGVVIGCAAYEAGNILGGVSGVILALPGSRELWTLATGAVAALLLLAGSPRATARSLSLLVAVMGVAFLVAAIRLEPPLGELARGALLPRLPAGSGLLVLGLIGTTVVPYNLFLGSGLARGQSLGELRFGLAVAVGLGGLISMAVLVAGAAVEGHLSFAAVADVLQDRLGRGARSLFAWGLFAAGLSSAVTAPLAAAITARGAFGGEGWQERGGRFRAVWGGVLAVGLLFGLSGIRPVPVILVAQALNGVLLPLVAIFLLLAVNDRRLMGERGLNGPVSNLVLALVVAVACVLGVSLLLRAVTSATALPAPNEQVILIAAGGLLAVVGWPLYRAVRRRRQVT
- a CDS encoding hydantoinase B/oxoprolinase family protein, which translates into the protein MTSHPIELELFTHRFAAVAAEMGEMLQRTAVSTNVRERLDFSCAVLDGDGRLVVNAPHIPVHLGALGLCVRRLRQAVTFRPGDAVVTNHPGWGGSHLPDVTVVSPVFFEGQAIAYVANRAHHAEIGGKRPGSMPPDARVLIEEGVVLPPFRLVAEGEPRWDELRRRLLEAPFPSRSPEENVADLDAALAANQRGVEALLALLDQHGAEAVRRNMTALAQRASGLLRSVLRARPRHPSRGLQRLDDGSPIAVAVAQRGDRLEVDFAGTARVHPGNLNAPPGVVRSALLYVLRLLVDEPVPLNEGLMAAVDLRVPPGLLDPPFGEDPARDPAVVGGNVETSQRVVDTLLEAFGLAACSQGTMNNVLFGNDSFGYYETVGGGVGAGPGFAGADAVHSHMTNTRITDPEILEHRYPVRLERFEVRRGSGGAGRFAGGDGIVREMTFLESVELSVLTQHRVEAPFGVAGGEAGARGRQRVVRRDGEVEELASVDGRRLQPGDRLILETPGGGGWGEPS